The sequence gtgattCCCAACACAGAAGAAACTCTTTAGGTAGGAATTGAAAAATTAGAGAAGGGAGCATAGGTCAAAATTTtgattaaacattttcaaaggaaatggTGACCCAAGGGGGAAAAGGAGATAGGTAGAGaatgccaggaagaaaaaaatggtgtGAAGTTCAGAGGTCAGTCCTACGTCAGGAGGGAGTAGATTATCACTTTTTCTGAATGTCATGAGTGCTGTGGAGGAAAGTAGGTGAAGGTAGGAGCATGCAGATATGGAATCTAAACTAAAGTTAGGTAAGGGAAATAACAATAGAACTCGTGTTCTCCAGTTAGCTAGAGGTAGGGCTTCGTGGTGTGATTTCTGAGTGTCAAATAAGGACCAGTGGAAACCTTGCTGTAGAAAATCAATAGACCCCGGAGGAAACTGAATTAGAAGATGCTATACTTAATTACTTGTTATATAGTCAAACTTAGCATTTTGGGACAGATATTCTTCTTTCATAACTAGAAGTGTAGCCTGAGTTTGGAGCAACTAGGAAGACAGTGAATGTTTTGGGGTAAGATTTGAATTAGGAAGGGATCTACATTTTCTAAAAAGGTGTTCTTGGCTATACAAAGACCACAGAAAGCTCTTCATCCACTCAATTGCTTAATGAAGGCTCCCTTGTGATACTAGCTCTATTGTTATTTAAAGTCCTGATCACCCAATGATTTTATAAGCAACCTGAGGGCAGAGATCATGTGTAATGTTTGGCAATGTATATTAGAATAATTTTCTAACTTCTGTTAAGGTCTAGAAATGGGATCAAGGGCTAATCCTCCCATGTGGAAGATCCGAGATTGAATATGAGCAGTGTAATTCAGCCGACATTTGATATACTCTGGAAGGGTCCTGTAAAagtagaaaacagagagaaaaaattccATTGGCCATGTTAACCTTCAATATCACCTCAACTCATCCAGCTGCCTTCTTGTTGATGGGAATCCCAGGCCTGGAGCACCTACATATCTGGATCTCCATTCCCTTCTGCTCAGCCTATACTCTGGCTCTGCTTGGCAACTGCACCCTCCTCTTCATCATCCATGTTGATGCAGCCCTCCATGAGCCTATGTACCTCTTTCTGGCCATGTTGGCAACCATTGATCTAGTCCTTTCTTCTTCAACATTGCCTAAAATGCTGGCTATTTTTTGGTTTAGAGATCAAGCGATCAACTTCCATGCCTGTCTGACCCAGATGTTCTTTCTTCACTCCTTCTCCATCATGGAGTCAGCAGTGCTGCTGGCCATGGCTTTTGATCGCTATGTGGCCATATGCAAGCCACTGCACTACACCTCGGTCCTGACCAGGCCCCTTATCACCAAGATTGGCATGGCTGCTATGACTCGGGCTGTGGCACTAATGACTCCACTCCCCTTTCTTCTCAGACGCTTCCACTACTGCCGAGGTCCTGAGATTGCACACTGCTACTGTGAGCACATGGCTGTGGTAAAGCTGGCTTGTGGAGACACTCGCTTCAACAATATCTATGGCATTGCAGTGGCCATGTTTATAGTGGTTTTGGATCTGCTCTTTGTTATCCTGTCTTATATCTTCATCATTCAGGCAGTCCTACAGCTTGCCTCTCAGGAGGCCCGCTACAAGGCCTTTGGGACATGTGTGTCTCATATAGGTGCTATCTTGGCTTTCTACACACCCGTCGTCATCTCCTCAGTCATGCACCGTGTGGCTCGCCGGGCTTCCCCGCATGTGCACATTCTCCTTGCCAATTTTTATCTGCTCTTCCCACCCATGGTTAATCCCATTATCTATGGGGTCAAGACCAAGCAGATTCGTGAGAGAGTCTTAGGACTATTCctgagaaagaatgaataaatggagagTGAGAAACAGGTGGAGAAAAAGTGGTGCAGGTTGAATGCTGGAGTGGGGGTGTGGATGTGTTAGGAAGGGGAGGGCTGTCAGAGGGTctatgtttagttcttttctggtgtaatgaaaaaaataaatgatcactAGTATCCCTGGTCTGATCAGGACTCAAGGGTCTAAATCCTCTGCACTGAAAACTATTGATTCTGCTATTTTCTCAGAGTCCTCACTCTTGTTATGAGCTTGAGAAAGGCTTCACCCACTTTCCTTTCAGTGATATCACCTAAAGACATGAACGTGCTTGCAAGTTTATTTACTTAAATGAAGACTGAGAATCTGAATTGTTGGGAATTTGGTTAATTATTCATTCAGGACCTATGTGAGGACCAACACTTCATGTGACGCAGGAACCCTTTCTTAGTCATTCTGCCAGGTGGTGTCCAGCCCCTGACTAAACTCTCCCCATTTTAGGGAGCTTGTGCAGTTCTAAGTTAGCTGTTGTTgtaacaaatacctaaaaatgtagaaatacaCTTGGAAGTGGGAAATGGAGGctgaaaaaattttgaagtataTGTTAGAAAGGCCTAGAGTATCTCAAAGTgatttttggttaaaaatatagaattaaaGGCATTCTTGTTCGggctcagaaagaaaaggaaactatagaGAAAGCTTTTATCTTTTTAGAAAATACCTATATCACTGTGAACAGAATGTTGGTAGAATATGAACAATAAAGGCTCTTCTGATGAGGttgcagacagaaagaaggaatatGCTATTAGTAACTGGAGAAATGTAATTCTTGTTATAAAGTGGCAAAGAACTTGACTGAATTGGGTTCTAAAGTGTTGTGGAAAGTAGAACTTGTAAGTGATGAACTTAGATATTTAGCTGAGgatatttctaaataaagtctttaaggTATGGCCTGATTTTACCTTGCTGTGTATAgtaaaaagaggagagagaaagagagagattgaagAATGatttgttaaacaaacaaacaaacaaaaatcccagaACTTAAGTGTTTGAAAAATTATTAGCTTATTCGGAttgtaacaaataaaaatatattcagtagAAAACATCTAAAATTATGGCTGGACAACCATTTCCTTAAAAAGATTAGGTTTATgacttatttgttcaaatagccATTTCAGCAGAAGTCAGGAATAGAGATATTTATACATCAAAAACCTGTGGAGAGTCCCCATGTCTGTCCATTACTTGGACCTCCATGAATTACATGGCAGGTCAACAACATTTATGAGAATTATGTACTAGAAGTGCTGCCAGCTTGGGCTGAAGGTGATGGAGCTGAGGTGAAATGACGGAAAACTGTTAGACTTCTGGGATTCTATAGAATTGATTGGCCAACGGAGCTATTTGCCTGTGAACATGAATTCAtttttcaagaaaagggaagaacaaTACcaagatgattcagaaggttttaGGGCTGCCATCACCATTACAGGCCCAAAGAGCACAGACCCATGGGTGCAGCTGTCTCTCCTCAGTTTCAAAGGACAGGACACATCCTTCCTTTCAGGAGGTCAGGCTGCCCTGTCCAAGGACCAAGGGTTGGAAATCCCCACCCAGGGCTGAGTTGTCAGGGCTGCAGCCAGGATTGGTGGGTCAGAGCCACCACACTATTAGGCCTCTTCGGTCCTAGTAGGCAGAGCATCAAGCCAAAAAGGATTATTGTAGAGCCTTAAAATCAAATGTAATTTACCCTGCTAGGTTTCATGTTTGTTTGTGACTCATAACATCATTGtaaattttctttctggtttcttcCTTTTGGAATGAGGGTGTCTATGCTATGCCTGTGCCCTACTGTATTTTGGAGGCAGATAACACAATTGGTTTCACAGGTTCACAGCTGAAGAGGAATTTTGCCTAGGCATGACTCATACTTCAACAAaaatgcaggtctggctgcctgttgctatgaaagccaatacttgaaacaggtgctgatgtaaaggaaagcaGTTTATTTTCAGATGCTGGCCTTCTGAAGATGGGGGATCCATGTCTCTAAGCCCATCTCCAGGGAGGATGGGGGACTCActtctcaaagcccatctccacatctcaatggaggcagaggtttttataaggagggagaggggaacagaaaaaGAGGTCAAGTGAGGGGATTGAAAAGTTCTTTATGTGGAGACTAGTATAGTCCATTCCAAGAAGGCAAGTGATGGTTCAATGCGCATCagcctggtttagtcatcctggctttaTGTCACCCTGACTTTTTGTCATACTGGCTCCATGTCACCCCAGCTTCACAGCATCCCAACTTCATGTCGTCGTGGTTTTACAGTTGAAGGTCAGAAAATCTCCTGGAGCCAGGATGCCTGAAGGTTGGAGTATCTatattttgaagttagttcctaggattcttatacaaacatgctgtttatctataAGCTACATACTAGTCCGAATCAGCATTTACAGGCACAAAAAAGaatggggtgggttacaattctcTACTGTCACAATTTACCAATGCCTCGAGCCTCACCCATAAATGACTAAATGAGATCTAAGCAGAATTTTATATTCAAGGTTGAAGATGGAATGAGTTAAGACTTTGGGGCTGTTAGGATGGTGTGAATGTGTTTTTGTGTGAGAAGGATGTGCATTATAAGAGGCCAGAAAGCAGATCTTTGTGAGCTGAATTGCATACCACCACCCACAGTTTATCCATTGAAGTCATAATTCCCAGAGCCTCACATAGGGtctttaaggaggtaattaagttaaaatgaggtcaatAGGATGGTTGCTAATCCAACATAAATCCTTATaggaagagaaaatttggacatAGACACATACAATGGGAAGAccctgtgaagacacagggagaagagtGCCATGTAGAAGCTAAGGAGAGAagcttcagaagaaaccaaccctgttGGCACCTTAACTTGGACTTGTAGCTTccaaaattgtgaaaaaataaatgtctcttatttaagccacctagtttgtgtTACTTTGTTAGACAGCCTAGCAAACTGGCGCCCCCTTTTACATCATCTTTCCCCAGTGCATTTCTGTACTTTTATCTTGTCTCCCCTTGGTTTCTTCACAGACTACTGTTTACGAattatgtatgtttatttcttttttaaactaagtttattggggtgacattggttaacaaaaccatacaggtttgtATATCTATTTCATTATCTATtgtaatctctctctctgtttttttttttttaaatcctcacctgaggacatgcttattaattttagagagagggaaagggaggaagagagagaaacaatgatgtgagagtgGAGTATCAATCGATTGCCCCTcgtatgtgctccaactggggactgaacacacaaaccaggcatgtaccctgatgaggaattgaactgaacctgccacctttcagtttataggatgacactccaaccaactgagccacactgaccaaggTTATCTGCCTatgttttttaactttgaaagAGGCTCTCTAAACCTATGTCAGACGGGGTATGGAAGGTAGGAAGGTGTTGGAAGGGTGCAGTAAGAACCTACTTGTGGCTGTTCCCATCTTTGTTCTCATAATTCTctctatacacatacacacaaccacCCCCCAGTGATATTTTACCTTTATATCCCATGTGGTCAACACCCCTTGTTTGTTTTATCTGAGCATAGCTGAGACAGgtgaaaagcttaaaaaataatagcaaatactaataacacaaataaacagAGGATCACGTGTCTTGAAAGAagctattttctaaaacaaaggtCTGCTTATCCTTCTGAGGGCTTACACAAGGAATGTCACCAGACTTCAGGTCATATCCATCCCCAGTGAAGAAGGAGTGGCTTTGTTTCTAAGTACGAGTCTAATATTATAAGGATCCCACAGCCAGGTAACACATATAACACCAGAATAACACAGAATAGTTACAGACAACAATAGGGAAGTTAACTTCTATATTTGCTCATTTGAGTGCACAAAGCATAAATAAGAAGTATAAGCAGTCTACAAGCACGTGAAATTTATTCTTGTGCACAGGAGATGagattatgaaaaataaacttggtGCAGTCATCTGGGCTTTACTACAATATTTCCTATCATCTATTCACCAGGCATTTTCAAAATTGCAAACGGGGGTGTATAGCCACATACCATCCATGAATTAGCAGGAAGAGTACTTCTGTGCAGGACCCTGTTCTGTTCAGTGACCCTCagtgccttccttccctcctgctgctcAAACCTGAAGTCTTAGAGTTATCCCTGAATCTCTTCTCACACACATCACATGTAACCTTTTAAGAAATCTCATTGGTAGTTTTTTTATGAATACACACAATCTGATTACTTCTCACCACATACATGGCTACCACTTTGGTTATGAGACAACATCTTCCCTTCTCTGGATTACTGCAATACTTCTAAAATTGTCTCCCTGCTCCTACCTGCACCTCCTATTGATGTTCTCATCATAGAAAtcagaggaaatattttaaaactaccaaATCTTGCCAATTCTCAGCTCAAGACTCTGGCTTTTATtctgagaaaaattaagaatctTTGCATGACCTGTAGCTCCTGTGTGATCATAAAACTCAGCTAACAACAAAAAGCCCCTGTGGGTGTGGAGAGCATGTTAAAATTATTAAGTTCCTGGGACCAAAAGTAGCCCCTacaatttattcaacaaacacaaGGGAAGGCAGAATACGATTGAATAATAGCTctaaatgggagaaagaagagaaagggctcTAGAATTCTATTCCCAGGGGAAAATATCTTTCATGATTGAAGATGACTGAATGAGTTTGTTTATAGAcaattcttattcttttaaaatttatttattgttgacactattatagatgtcacCCATTATACCtttttgccctcctctacccattcccccctcgctagccttcaccacactgttgcctgtgtccatgggctatgcatatatgttctttggcagATCTCTTCCAGTTccactcccctctgagatctgtcattttgttccatgtgtccatgcctctggttttattttgtttttcagtttattttgttcattagatctcacatatgagtgacatAAGGTATTTCTCCTTCTATGACTGATGGAGTATGTCACTATTAGGCCTGCactagaagaaaaactaaaagtagttccttcaggcagaaggaaaatgatcaaaatagatatatagacatttagaagggaaagaaaggcacCAACAAATTAAATATGTGGATAAATACATATGGATATTGAtgcacaaaatgaagaaagacaaaaaaattataatgcagTTTTAATACAAGTAGTCTAATAATTCTAAATGttctaatattctaaaatttatctcTAGCTCAGTTATGTAAGCCATGGTCACTGCCTACTCCATGTGCTTCTCATCCCTGGTCCTGTGACATTAGGCTTTATCCCCTCAGAATGGAGTCAGGGACAAAGTAAAGTATTTGTGCCCTCAAACTCTGCCTCTTTTATGTGGATATTTTCCTGAATGCTCTGACTTCAAGCTGTACTCACTCTATAAAACTTATAATATCCACCATGTTGGACATGGCCTAGATTCCTGGTTCCTATGAGTATCATGCTGTTTATAACTTAACAGTGTGATCTCTGTATCACCATGAGCTTCCTTTCAAGCTAAGGCTAATTTTCCTTTGTCTAGCTTTTACCTGACAACAACTTTTGCCTCTTAATTTTTTGATGAGGTGCTCTTCACATGGCCTGTATCCTTTTGGCTTAACTGTGGTTAATTTAGGGTCATTAAATCTATAACATTAAATCTATTATATAGGAATTACACTTTATCTTATCCCAGGAGATTGGATATACCATGGGGGTGAGACGATAGGGTGTCCCTGAATCAACTACCTCTGAAGGCTAGTAAGAAACTCTAAAGTTAGGGTCAGGGTATCACTGTGGGAAGGGAGTGGGTGTGACTGAAGTACATGGACCTCAAAttacttaataaaaaattatggGAAATTAGAGCATGCAAAATCCATGGGGACTTTGGCAAAAATCAGGGCTTCATAAAAAGTAGGAACTAAAGGGAACTGTAGGAAGGAAGATGGACCTTTATTATTTATAGATGGTTGGTCATTGTTGATGAATAATTACATTAATAGTGGTTTTCTCAATTACATAATTAGATTTTACTTTCACCCTTTAAACTAGGAAAATGTGGGACtatcttcattttagatataagAAACAGCATGCCCAGAGAACTGCCATTCCAAAGTCATAAGCTGGAAATCAATGTCAGTTCAGGCCAACATATACAATATGTACACAAAATAAATCCTAATAGATGATCTTGACCTACTGAGGCTGGAGTTCTTGCCCTTCCATGTCATATCAGATAGGACTTGGTTACAGTTTACATGTTGTAATGAGACTCTATTCCTTAGGAGACACTGCAAGGAGGGGTAGGAGTCTGAAGATGCATATCAAAGACCAAGGTACAAGCAGGCACTACCTCAAGCACTCACAGCTCTTGAGTAACAAGTAATGACTCCTGGGAGGCATGACTAAGTGTTACTAAACATGGAGAGGACATGGACTTCAGTGAACCCAAGGGATAAAGCCCTGGCTCTAGGGAGGCTCCTTGTGTCAACACCCAGAGAGGAGGCCAGAGTCTTCCATGAGTCCCCAAGGGTCTCATCAGGTACAGCAGTGTCTGCTTCCACATACTTTTGGGAGAGGAGCAGAGGTTTGTGAAGATAAAGCCAGCTGCCTCCTTCCTAGCTTCCTCCTTCTCAAACTCCTCCCACTGATGTTTTTTGATGTAGAAGGACAGGCCAAGAATTCTACCTCAAGCAAAAGGCTGTGGTTAGAGCTGAACTAGCAGACACAGGAAGGAAGTGACACAGGTCTTGTGAGTGGGAGAGGATGGGACACTCTTAATTACCTTCCACACCCAGTCCTGGTCTTAGGCATCAACTCCCTGCCTGCTCCCTATTTTGATATTGCCTTTATTTTGGCCCCTCAATTGAGGGAGCCTAAGTTTTGATGGTGCAGTCCAAATGCTTTGTCTTCAAACTCTAGACACTCCCTCCACTACAGaagatttttgctttctttctatgCCAAACACTGTGGTTCACCTTCAAAAAGTCTTAGCTGATTTTATTCCAGCTTGAATACTGTCACTTCTCACCTATcatttctcctcccaccccaccagtATCCTTGTCCCATATAGGAAGCTTCTGCAGTAgtcaggagagagaaaatgaggccCAAACTAGGAAGATGCAGGGAGAGGTAAGGCATACATTTCTTATAAGTTCTTCTTCCACAAGCCACATCCCTGAAGGACCTTAGGTGAGTGACTATTTTCCTGTCTCTGGTCATAATCACTCAAATTATCTTTCTGATACCCTCTTATGATATAGGTGTAGACTACAAAGTAGTGCTAGTATTAACTGAATACTTTCTGTGTCCGGAGACCCCTGTAAGCACTTttggaaacaacaaagaaatagatGAGTCCTGTGATTTTGTGGGGAAAGTTTGGCTTCTGAAACAGAGCACAAGCAGTTTGAAACATTCACTACAAAGCAGGTTCTGGCATTCTGGATGTTTGACGAGAAAGGCTGGCTCTACTTACTCCCTTACATTCTCTGAGATCCTTATTCTGGGAAGAGTGTATTTTTTGATGAACATGAACAGAAGTAAGGGCCATGCAGTGTTGGACACCCTGTATTTGGGGTAGAAGTTGGACAGAAGAGATAAGTTTTTATTTGTGTGAGGAAGGGTGGATAGGTCACAGGGTGGTCACTTATGTTCAGAAGGTGGGGAGAACAAGTCAGGGAGAGGTAGGAGCTTGGAGGCAAAATAAGATATGTTCATTTTTGTTGACAAATGAGTATTTACTGAGGATGAAGCTGCAACAGGTATGTGAGATCATTCAGTCATTTATAGACTATTATGTAGCAGGCACTATTCTTGGCATTGACAGTATACTcgggaaaacaaaaacattctgcTGAAACTGAAGTTGTTCCCTACAAAGCCAAAATGCTTGTTCCTGGCACAGATGAAGGTATATTAGTAGGACATGGAAAAATTCTTTCCAATGAGATTTTATTCTGATGCAGGAAACCAAAGTGGCTGGGCTTTCTTTGAACTTCTATTTTTTGGTTGAATGTTAAATTGGAAGATAACAACCAGCTATTGGACCATATAGGGAGGTTTTATGAATGTAGTGACAAGACAATTTCCATTCTGGTTGTTCATTCTTCATTCGGTGAAATAATCAACACAATGTATATGCTAGATGCTGGAAGTGAATAAAACAGTCCCTTCACTCCAAGTGCCTTCACTTCACAATGTGTTGGTTGTTTGTGGTAAGATAGAAAGTGGAGAAGCTCCTTTTAGCTGCttaatataaaacatttggtGCTATTTTTGACTGCTTTTTCTCTTATGATCTGCATTTAATCTGTCAAAAAAATCCCATGGCACTTTTCTCAAATATATCTCAAATCTGATTGCTTCCACCACCTACACTGCCACCACTTTGGCTCTTAGGCAGTATTCTCCCTTATTACTGTCATTTCCTCCAgagcctgtttttcttttctttttttttcccccttacccTTTCATGTTATTCTCATGATAGGAAGcagagaaaacttaaaaattgtcAAATATGTCCCTTAGCTCATAACATGTCTTTGTAAGAGAAATAAGGAAGTTTTGGAAATTTCCCACAAAGGCCTACCAGGCCCTGTATAATCTAGTCCCACCTTTATGAACTCTATAAATGTCTCATTCATTCCAATCCTTTAGCTACACTGGCATCGTAGCTGATTTGTGAACATTAGTGCTATTACTGTCCTCAAGTATTTGTTCTGACTGTTCCGTTTTCCTAAGTTCTTCACCCAGGGATAAATCCCTATATGCTCTATCTTTTatgtctctctcacttttttctcACTCACCTTTTTGTTCTAGTCATTGCTGCGGTAACCACTTGAGTGCAAGTATAGCTTGATTGCACTAAACTCAGGTGCATCCTGCCCTTGGGTTTCTCTGTTCCATTGCATGGGCACCGATAGAGACTGTTTAGCTATTATGGAACATGTGTGAATCCGTAAGTTTGAGGAAATGAATACTTTGGGTTCACCTTTGATGGGAGGTAGGTGGGAAACCAGTGGATAAATACCTCTTTCTTATATCTTACTTGAGCAGACAATTATTCAGTTGCTTGTTGCATGAtattgtttttagaatttttcaattacagtttatattcaaaaTTGTTCTCTATTAGATTTAGctacacagcatagtggttagaaaatcacatactttacagagtggttcCCCCCATCCCAATGTTTAAGTAAACACCTGGCCCCATTACATAGTGATTATAATATAATTGAGTATATTCCTTATGCtataatttacatctctgtgactattctgtaactaccagtttgtactttttaaaacatttttaaaattttaattgtttaagtatagttttccatcttttactcccatcccagtccacctcacagtgctccccacctccgtcccatttccatccccacccttggtttttgtccatgtgtcctttatacttgttcctgtaaacccttccccttttcccctgaaattccctcccctctctgctctggtcattgtcagcctgttctctatttcagtgtctttggttatattttgcttgtttgtttgttttgttgtttagggttagtacttcttaatcactcAGTATTGATCACACATTATCCAGCTTGAAATGCAGCTTTGGACGGGATTGTCTGTGCTACTATTCTGCTGTTTCATCCCACCTTACTCCCTATTATAATCTTCACCATAAACACTTTCATGGAATCCAAGGTTCTGACTTTTAATGGAATGGAGCTAACATATTTTCTCACCTTGTTCAATCTTTGCTCTAATTTCCTACCCAGTGAAGCCTACaccaatttcttttaaaaaatttctacctTCCCCTTCTTCTAAATCCCAGATGTCCAATTCTCAttaccctttttaaaaactactatgtaaattattttattatccatTTCAAACATTAGGTAAATCTGTTCACTAAGGCATCAATCTATTTTATTtgcacatttacatttaatatttagtaaaagtataactttttcaacaaatgtactgaatatatttactaaatattttgtgACTATAAAATTGAACAAAGCTAAATATAGAGccctgaagaaattccatatttAGAGGTAGGGAAGATACAGGTGACCAATATGAAAAGCTAAGGAGATAGGAAATGATAGTGTCAGTGTagccaagagaaaagaaggttTCAAAAGGAGAGAACTGTTAATTCAGATATGAGTTGCTGAGAGGTCAAGTTGCATGGAAGCAGGTAGATTACAATGGCACCATCATCAGAGAGGTCATTAGTGGTCCCAGTGTAAGAAGTTTCAAGGAAGTAATGGGAATGAATTCAGATTGCAATGTCCCATTACCAAAGGATATGTGAGAGAGTTGAGACTGAATATAAACATTTCTAGATGTTTTCTGTGAAGAGAAGCAGAGATTTGAAGTAATAGAAGCAGGAGAATATAAGATAGGAGGGACAATATTAGTCAACATAATGATTTTGTTTAAAAGTGTAGTTCTATGGAAGAAGAGATATGAATGACAAATAAGGCTCTGAAAGCACTAAAGAATTACACATAATTCTTTATACATAAAAGAAGATTATATGTAATCTCTCCACAGAATATCCCATAAACATAGGGGCTTTTTCCTCCCCacttacagagaagaaaatggtcTTGGAGATAAGTGATTGTGTAAATTCATGCAACTTGTGTAAATGGCAGCTGTGATTTGATCCAAgacccttacattctaaatgtttCTGTACCACATGGAAAGAAGTCATTTTTCAATTTGGATATGTTGATGTTGTTGCTTATAAGCCATTTAGATGGAAGCAATAAAGTGTAGTTATTTAGGGCATGGAATTGGAGAAAGTTAGAACCCAAACTCAATTGCCTAACACTATCAAATCTGACATCTTAGAGATATTAGATTttcaaaaacttaattttattatgttgaaatgaGACCAAGATTTTTCAGTACTTACTTTTTTCAGTGATATGGTAAGTATTCTAAATACGTTATTTTACTTAATGCTTGTAAAAACCACATTAACTGGATTCTATAAGAAACAAATAGCTGTGTAAAAACTGGGCAACTTCAATGTTTAAgatttgaaaaaagagaaaaatgaacaagagaagagaaaaaggtaaaTGATTAAGAATGGAGGGCATTTATCATGAAAGTCAGATATCAGTCTTGCTGAATATGGGAGAGTTTGcctgaaatgaaaatgaatgagctAGAGAATGCCTGGTGGGAAAGCCACATGAATAGGGAGCTGAAACTGAATTTAGATGGGAGAGATCCAGTGGGAGAGGCTCCTCATTTTCTCAGTAAGCTGGAGGCAGGGCTGTATGTATAGAGATTTGTGGGTAGGAAAAGGACCTGGAAGATATATCCTAGGGCAGTTCTCTCTAGTAGAGCTTTctataatgaagaaaacattatGTACCTGAATGGCCTCATTGGGTATCAAaagtcacatgtggctattgagcacttatAAAGTGTTAGGGATACCTGacaagttgcatttttactttatgtcaataaatataaattgacaCATGTGGCCAGTAGCAACCATATCAGATACTGTAGTGCTAGAGAAAATATACAATTGTACAATGAATAAGATCATTAGAAATTGCAGGTTTAATTCAACTTATATAGTCATCCATGCTGAAGATTCTGGGATAGAAAAGTGGCTTTTGTGGTTGTGAGCCTAGTTTGATTATCAGGTAG is a genomic window of Phyllostomus discolor isolate MPI-MPIP mPhyDis1 chromosome 6, mPhyDis1.pri.v3, whole genome shotgun sequence containing:
- the LOC114498874 gene encoding olfactory receptor 52K1-like, translated to MLTFNITSTHPAAFLLMGIPGLEHLHIWISIPFCSAYTLALLGNCTLLFIIHVDAALHEPMYLFLAMLATIDLVLSSSTLPKMLAIFWFRDQAINFHACLTQMFFLHSFSIMESAVLLAMAFDRYVAICKPLHYTSVLTRPLITKIGMAAMTRAVALMTPLPFLLRRFHYCRGPEIAHCYCEHMAVVKLACGDTRFNNIYGIAVAMFIVVLDLLFVILSYIFIIQAVLQLASQEARYKAFGTCVSHIGAILAFYTPVVISSVMHRVARRASPHVHILLANFYLLFPPMVNPIIYGVKTKQIRERVLGLFLRKNE